Proteins encoded within one genomic window of Gimesia chilikensis:
- a CDS encoding mannose-1-phosphate guanylyltransferase codes for MLHTVVMAGGSGTRFWPQSRKAMPKQLLKLIGEETMIQETVGRCRPLSEAEQTWIATNATLAPEIQQQLPQLTADHILVEPAPQNTAPCIGLAAIHLLKQDPEAIMLVVSSDHVIQPASGFQQTIQHAVDLVNAEPERLVLIGVPPNAPATGYGYIQTGTRINEETGPAMQVAAFKEKPDLETAQQYLDSGEYLWNCGIFVWKAQTIMESLKHREPEMYAALNRIADAIGSAEYESVLTAEFSAMNSISIDYAVLEHSKTTLAVVPAEFEWDDVGNWSTLQKYFPSDEQGNTVVGLHCGIETSNCIIRTTDDHLVATFGVSNSLIVHTPDATLIAPRDDEAAIKDLVNALKERGYEQYL; via the coding sequence ATGCTGCATACGGTGGTCATGGCGGGGGGAAGCGGTACGCGTTTTTGGCCCCAGAGTCGCAAAGCGATGCCCAAGCAACTGCTCAAGCTGATCGGCGAGGAGACGATGATCCAGGAGACCGTCGGTCGCTGTCGACCACTTTCGGAAGCTGAGCAGACCTGGATCGCCACCAATGCGACACTGGCACCGGAAATCCAGCAACAACTTCCCCAGTTGACGGCGGATCATATTCTGGTCGAGCCCGCCCCCCAAAACACAGCCCCCTGTATCGGGCTGGCTGCCATTCATCTGCTGAAACAGGATCCCGAAGCAATCATGCTGGTCGTTTCCTCGGATCACGTGATTCAGCCCGCGTCTGGCTTTCAACAGACAATCCAGCATGCAGTCGATCTGGTGAATGCGGAGCCTGAACGTCTGGTTCTGATTGGAGTCCCCCCGAATGCACCTGCAACCGGGTACGGATATATTCAGACAGGTACGAGAATCAACGAGGAAACAGGGCCGGCGATGCAAGTCGCTGCTTTCAAAGAAAAACCGGATCTGGAAACCGCACAACAGTATCTCGACAGTGGTGAATATCTCTGGAACTGTGGCATCTTCGTCTGGAAAGCACAGACGATAATGGAATCCCTCAAACATCGGGAACCGGAAATGTACGCAGCGTTGAATCGTATTGCAGACGCCATTGGTTCTGCTGAATATGAATCGGTTCTCACAGCCGAGTTTAGTGCGATGAACTCCATATCAATCGACTATGCCGTTCTGGAACACTCGAAAACAACGCTGGCAGTTGTGCCGGCTGAATTTGAATGGGACGATGTCGGCAACTGGAGTACGCTGCAGAAGTATTTCCCCTCAGATGAGCAGGGAAATACGGTAGTGGGTCTGCACTGCGGAATTGAAACATCGAACTGCATCATTCGCACGACAGACGATCATCTGGTGGCGACTTTCGGTGTGAGCAATTCCCTGATTGTACATACGCCTGACGCAACACTGATCGCCCCGCGAGATGATGAAGCAGCGATCAAAGATCTGGTGAACGCCTTGAAGGAGCGAGGTTATGAACAATACCTCTGA
- the tsf gene encoding translation elongation factor Ts, producing MAEITAAAVKALREMTDLPMMACKKALQEAGGDQDKAIEILREEAGKIQLKRSDNATSEGRITVLSSDDGSNTVMLEIVCESAPVAGGEDLTNFANACAAQLLANPEVNTVEDLLKLDSEKTAGKTLNDDFMDMLNKIREKIVVSKIARAKAPSGSYVHHDGKTGVLFQAAGETADADLLRGVAMHIAALKPTVVKEDELDSAVVAEERTRLVDEAKATGKPDNIIEKIVDGRMKTFFVEQGVLVYQPFAVDDSKTVSQALAEKGLEAVSFTRWAIGG from the coding sequence ATGGCTGAAATTACAGCTGCAGCCGTGAAAGCCTTACGCGAAATGACCGACCTGCCAATGATGGCATGCAAAAAAGCACTGCAGGAAGCTGGTGGCGATCAGGATAAAGCCATCGAAATTCTGCGTGAAGAAGCCGGTAAAATTCAGCTGAAGCGAAGTGATAATGCCACCAGTGAAGGCCGGATTACAGTCCTCTCCAGCGATGATGGTTCTAATACTGTCATGCTGGAAATCGTCTGTGAATCAGCGCCGGTTGCCGGTGGAGAAGATCTGACCAACTTCGCCAACGCCTGTGCCGCACAGCTGCTGGCTAACCCGGAAGTCAACACCGTTGAAGACCTGCTGAAACTCGACTCTGAAAAGACAGCTGGCAAAACTCTCAACGACGACTTCATGGATATGCTGAATAAGATCCGCGAAAAGATCGTCGTTTCTAAAATCGCACGAGCCAAAGCTCCCAGTGGCAGCTATGTGCACCATGACGGCAAGACCGGCGTTCTGTTTCAGGCTGCTGGTGAGACTGCAGACGCAGATCTGCTGCGTGGCGTTGCAATGCACATCGCCGCTTTGAAGCCAACTGTTGTTAAAGAAGACGAACTGGATTCTGCTGTTGTTGCAGAAGAGCGGACCCGTCTGGTTGACGAAGCAAAAGCAACAGGCAAGCCGGATAACATCATCGAGAAAATCGTTGATGGCCGGATGAAGACTTTCTTTGTTGAGCAGGGCGTACTGGTTTATCAGCCGTTTGCCGTTGATGATTCCAAGACCGTCAGCCAGGCTCTGGCAGAAAAAGGACTGGAAGCTGTTTCATTCACCCGTTGGGCGATTGGCGGCTAA
- a CDS encoding type B 50S ribosomal protein L31: MKKDIHPDYHPVVFKDTSTGDAFMIQSTATSKSTIEWEDGNTYPVVAVEISSKSHPFYTGKMKFVDSAGRVEKFQKKYNWDKRNASEGEDKKEAE, translated from the coding sequence ATGAAAAAAGACATTCATCCCGATTATCATCCGGTCGTATTTAAGGATACTTCGACTGGTGATGCATTTATGATTCAGTCTACCGCGACCTCAAAGTCCACCATCGAATGGGAAGATGGCAATACTTACCCGGTCGTTGCAGTTGAAATCAGCTCCAAGTCGCACCCTTTCTACACCGGTAAGATGAAGTTCGTCGACAGTGCCGGTCGGGTCGAAAAGTTCCAGAAAAAATACAACTGGGACAAGCGCAACGCATCCGAAGGGGAAGACAAGAAAGAAGCCGAGTAG
- the ruvX gene encoding Holliday junction resolvase RuvX: MNNTSETEGTVESEFPTEGRLLGLDYGTKRVGIAISTAEQNISSPLDNYTRQSVEQDQKHLQKIITEYQCKGLVVGLPVHMSGDEGQKAKEARRFGDWISEFAGIPVRYWDERYSSATAEEFLMNMNISRNKRKAYLDKLAAQIILQSFLDSPNRDQKPESF, translated from the coding sequence ATGAACAATACCTCTGAGACAGAGGGAACGGTCGAATCTGAGTTCCCCACGGAGGGCCGATTGCTGGGCCTGGACTACGGTACCAAACGGGTTGGCATTGCGATCTCGACGGCAGAACAGAATATTTCGAGCCCGCTGGATAATTATACGCGGCAGTCTGTCGAGCAGGACCAGAAGCACCTGCAGAAAATCATCACGGAGTACCAGTGCAAGGGACTCGTAGTCGGGCTGCCCGTTCACATGAGCGGAGATGAGGGCCAGAAAGCGAAAGAGGCCCGCCGATTTGGCGACTGGATCAGTGAGTTTGCCGGGATTCCGGTACGCTACTGGGATGAGCGCTATTCATCCGCCACTGCCGAGGAATTCCTGATGAATATGAACATCAGTCGGAACAAACGAAAAGCCTACCTCGATAAACTGGCCGCTCAGATCATCCTGCAGTCGTTTCTGGACAGTCCGAATCGCGATCAAAAACCGGAATCTTTTTGA
- the rpsB gene encoding 30S ribosomal protein S2, producing the protein MSELVVKDILEAGVHYGHKTSRWNPKMRPYIYGRRNQIHIIDLKETVRGILRGKKYLERVASQGSLILFVGTKKQAQGPIRDAANACGMPYVTERWLGGALTNFRTVRNRLKRLEELESLEETGEINSYSKKMQSTLMREKRKVYRNLNGIRTMNRLPEALVVVDPTKEKNAVHEAHILGIKVVGLIDTDSDPDEVDLPIPGNDDSIRSIRLVMNQLAAAVVSGKGNLPDTGKKDEDEGGEEELKPVPSL; encoded by the coding sequence ATGTCGGAATTAGTCGTTAAAGATATTCTCGAAGCGGGTGTTCACTACGGCCACAAGACCAGCCGGTGGAACCCCAAAATGCGTCCTTACATTTATGGACGTCGTAACCAGATTCACATCATCGACCTGAAAGAGACTGTCCGCGGCATTCTGCGTGGTAAAAAGTATCTGGAACGGGTCGCTTCACAGGGCAGCCTGATTCTGTTCGTCGGAACTAAGAAGCAGGCACAGGGCCCGATTCGCGATGCAGCCAACGCTTGTGGTATGCCTTACGTGACCGAACGCTGGCTGGGTGGTGCTCTGACCAACTTCCGCACCGTTCGTAATCGTCTGAAGCGTCTGGAAGAACTGGAATCACTGGAAGAAACCGGTGAAATCAATTCCTACTCCAAGAAGATGCAGTCGACTCTGATGCGGGAAAAACGCAAGGTTTACCGTAACCTGAATGGTATCCGCACCATGAACCGCCTGCCCGAAGCACTGGTGGTTGTCGACCCAACCAAGGAAAAGAATGCGGTACACGAAGCCCACATCCTGGGAATCAAAGTTGTTGGCCTGATTGATACCGATTCCGATCCGGATGAAGTCGATCTGCCGATTCCAGGTAACGACGACAGCATTCGTTCCATCCGTCTGGTCATGAATCAGCTGGCTGCAGCCGTGGTTTCTGGTAAAGGCAATCTGCCGGATACCGGTAAAAAAGATGAAGATGAAGGCGGCGAAGAAGAACTGAAGCCGGTACCTTCTCTGTAA
- a CDS encoding GTPase domain-containing protein encodes MSSTLHTFSTTTQELRDALRVLEQQSAQLELPGLEGREWFEILERKLIPQLSDQIYLVAAVVGGTNIGKSVIFNHLVNQQSSAISPLASQTKHPVCLVPTGFEDRHNLSKVFQGFELIPWSSAEDPLRTDEQHLLFWQECGSLAPNLLVLDTPDIDSDAEVNWERAERIRQSADVLVAVLTQQKYNDAAVKQFFREAAREEKVIITVFNQCQLPEDEEYWPLWLNTFCQETGVNPELVFIAPNDRQAANNLQLPFYRRVFEPAPENSDDSLTAETPDTDSALNLMQVLSELHFDEIKVRTLKGALYYLSNQATGVPAYLREIKTRSQEFLAASQLLSEHELAEIDNWPLVPNTVIVHSIRKWWQEQREGWSAHVHGFYNAIGKGVLWPVRYLHSLTTEEKRPPMELYREQEWSVVLQTVEGIYDRLTLVSELGNELLTSRLKSLLRGTSREELLKILHQEHAAFDFNGQLEELVDREMTFFKDESPQYYTFLKQLDRVAAVGRPALSVGLFFVGFGAVGDVGTQLVTDTMIQSVVNVTGDVAGGAATTTFGETAVSSTAATGMGYLEAKFRRFHAVFAQKRTEWLATAIREHLLKTLPEELKSAVSLPESEAYQAVQKLTAQLETELKQLQVSL; translated from the coding sequence ATGTCATCTACCCTGCATACATTTTCCACCACAACCCAGGAACTCAGGGACGCCCTGCGCGTTCTGGAACAGCAGTCCGCTCAACTGGAGCTCCCCGGCCTGGAAGGCCGTGAATGGTTTGAAATCCTGGAGCGGAAACTGATTCCCCAGCTGTCTGACCAGATTTACCTGGTAGCGGCTGTTGTTGGCGGCACCAATATCGGCAAAAGTGTGATCTTCAACCATCTGGTGAACCAGCAGTCCAGTGCCATCAGCCCCCTGGCCTCTCAGACGAAACACCCGGTCTGCCTGGTCCCTACTGGGTTTGAAGACCGGCATAATCTGTCAAAAGTCTTCCAGGGGTTTGAACTGATCCCCTGGTCGTCAGCGGAGGACCCGCTTAGAACTGATGAACAGCACCTTCTATTCTGGCAGGAATGCGGGAGCCTGGCCCCCAATCTGCTGGTGCTGGACACGCCGGACATCGACAGCGACGCCGAAGTCAACTGGGAACGGGCCGAACGGATCCGCCAGTCAGCCGACGTTCTGGTCGCTGTCCTCACGCAACAGAAATACAACGACGCTGCCGTCAAACAGTTCTTCCGCGAAGCCGCGCGGGAAGAGAAAGTCATCATTACGGTATTCAACCAGTGCCAGCTACCCGAAGACGAAGAATACTGGCCGCTCTGGTTGAACACCTTCTGCCAGGAAACAGGCGTGAATCCTGAGCTGGTCTTCATCGCCCCTAATGACCGACAGGCTGCCAACAATCTGCAGCTCCCCTTTTATCGCCGCGTGTTCGAGCCGGCCCCAGAAAACAGCGACGACTCATTAACAGCGGAAACGCCCGATACCGATTCCGCCCTCAACCTGATGCAGGTCCTCTCAGAACTGCATTTCGATGAAATCAAAGTCCGCACTCTCAAGGGGGCTCTGTATTACCTGAGTAATCAGGCGACCGGCGTGCCTGCATATCTGCGGGAAATCAAAACGCGGAGTCAGGAATTTCTCGCGGCTTCCCAGTTGCTCTCAGAACATGAACTGGCCGAGATTGACAACTGGCCGCTGGTTCCGAACACCGTCATCGTGCATTCCATTCGCAAGTGGTGGCAGGAACAACGGGAAGGCTGGTCCGCTCATGTGCACGGCTTCTACAACGCGATTGGCAAAGGAGTTCTCTGGCCTGTCCGCTACCTGCATTCATTAACCACCGAGGAGAAACGTCCTCCCATGGAACTGTACCGCGAGCAGGAGTGGTCGGTGGTCCTGCAGACAGTGGAAGGCATTTACGATCGACTGACCCTGGTCAGTGAGCTGGGAAATGAACTGCTCACCAGCCGCCTGAAGTCGCTGCTCCGAGGAACCTCCCGTGAAGAGCTGCTCAAAATTCTGCATCAGGAACACGCGGCCTTTGATTTCAATGGTCAACTCGAAGAACTCGTCGACCGGGAAATGACGTTCTTCAAAGATGAGAGCCCCCAGTACTACACATTCCTCAAGCAACTGGATCGCGTGGCGGCCGTTGGTCGTCCCGCACTGAGCGTCGGCCTGTTCTTTGTCGGTTTCGGAGCAGTGGGTGATGTGGGCACACAACTTGTGACCGATACCATGATTCAATCCGTGGTCAACGTCACCGGCGATGTTGCCGGCGGTGCAGCAACAACCACGTTCGGTGAGACCGCAGTCAGCAGTACCGCAGCGACAGGCATGGGCTACCTGGAAGCCAAGTTTCGCAGATTCCATGCGGTCTTTGCTCAGAAACGGACGGAATGGCTGGCGACCGCCATTCGCGAACACTTGCTGAAAACATTACCTGAAGAGTTAAAGTCGGCAGTTTCTCTACCTGAGAGTGAAGCTTACCAGGCGGTCCAGAAACTGACAGCCCAACTGGAAACGGAACTGAAACAACTACAGGTCTCCCTCTGA
- the pyrH gene encoding UMP kinase, giving the protein MNDSPAPLLKPAYQRVLLKLSGEVFCRDGEGGISMSELESISAQIKRLVDSGVQLAIVCGGGNILRGKQFSSSSGSINPATAHYMGMLATVINGLALQDALEMAGVATRLQTAIRMEGVAEPFIRRRCIRHLEKGRVVILAAGTGSPFVTTDTAAALRSREIDADILLKATKVDGIYSDDPEKNPHAVRFSEISYQDVLHKNLQVMDAQALHHCMEHGIPILVFNFRKTGNIEKAVAGENIGTRVIPNAEASEG; this is encoded by the coding sequence ATGAACGATTCTCCTGCTCCCCTGTTGAAACCTGCCTACCAGCGTGTTCTGCTTAAATTGAGCGGTGAAGTTTTCTGCCGCGACGGAGAAGGGGGCATCAGCATGTCGGAGCTGGAATCCATTTCCGCACAGATCAAGCGGCTGGTTGACTCTGGAGTGCAGCTGGCGATTGTCTGTGGTGGGGGAAACATTCTGCGGGGTAAGCAGTTCTCCTCTTCCAGCGGATCGATCAACCCGGCCACTGCTCATTACATGGGGATGCTGGCAACTGTGATCAACGGTCTGGCACTGCAGGATGCTTTGGAGATGGCTGGAGTGGCAACTCGTCTGCAGACCGCTATCCGCATGGAAGGGGTCGCGGAACCGTTCATCCGAAGACGCTGCATCCGTCACCTGGAAAAAGGCCGCGTCGTAATTCTGGCTGCTGGGACAGGAAGTCCCTTTGTGACGACCGACACGGCTGCTGCACTGCGTTCGCGTGAAATTGACGCTGATATCCTGCTCAAAGCCACCAAGGTTGATGGCATCTATTCAGACGATCCTGAAAAGAACCCGCATGCCGTTCGTTTCTCGGAAATCAGTTACCAGGACGTGCTGCACAAAAACCTGCAAGTCATGGATGCCCAGGCCCTGCATCACTGCATGGAGCACGGCATTCCGATTCTGGTATTCAACTTCCGTAAGACCGGGAACATTGAGAAGGCTGTCGCGGGTGAGAATATCGGTACCCGCGTCATTCCGAACGCAGAAGCCAGCGAAGGTTAA
- a CDS encoding class I SAM-dependent methyltransferase: protein MERIEGHLYDYPKYYDLIFGDDWKAEFDFLQNCFKKHATRKVKSLFEPACGTGRLLIKLAQAGYKVAGNDLNQHAIKYCNDRLERGGFPRSAELGDMSDFKLKRPVDAAFNTINSFRHLPSEAAAENHLKCVAEALKPGGLYILGLHLTPTKGEPMQSESWSARRGNLQINSHMQSIWTDLKKRNEHLEMTFDVYTPSRQFQLFDTMDYRTYTAPQFKKLLSKVPELEVVELYDFMYEMDFTIEIDSRTEDVVFILRKK, encoded by the coding sequence ATGGAACGCATCGAAGGCCATCTCTATGACTATCCGAAATACTACGATCTGATCTTTGGTGATGACTGGAAAGCGGAATTTGACTTTCTGCAGAACTGTTTTAAAAAACATGCCACACGCAAAGTCAAAAGCCTGTTCGAGCCTGCCTGCGGGACTGGGCGACTGCTGATTAAACTGGCCCAGGCTGGCTACAAAGTCGCCGGCAATGATCTCAACCAGCATGCGATCAAATACTGCAATGATCGCCTGGAACGCGGCGGTTTTCCCCGTTCAGCAGAACTGGGTGACATGTCTGACTTCAAACTTAAACGCCCCGTGGACGCTGCTTTCAACACGATTAACAGCTTCCGTCATCTGCCCAGTGAAGCCGCAGCTGAAAATCATCTGAAATGCGTGGCCGAGGCCCTGAAACCCGGAGGCCTGTATATCCTGGGACTGCATCTGACCCCCACCAAAGGGGAACCCATGCAGAGCGAGAGCTGGTCAGCGCGGAGAGGAAACCTGCAGATCAACTCACACATGCAGTCGATCTGGACGGATCTGAAAAAGCGGAACGAACATCTCGAAATGACGTTCGACGTTTACACGCCGTCGCGCCAGTTCCAGTTGTTTGATACGATGGACTACCGCACCTATACCGCACCGCAGTTCAAAAAGCTGCTGTCCAAAGTTCCTGAGCTGGAAGTGGTCGAACTCTACGACTTCATGTATGAGATGGATTTCACCATCGAAATCGATTCTCGTACCGAAGATGTCGTATTTATTCTGAGAAAGAAATAG
- the ilvD gene encoding dihydroxy-acid dehydratase: MTQALNWNSQNLTHGWQRGVTAFYYGLGFSDADFDKAQIGIGVPLLDGNLCNVHAYSLAKTIAEGCQSADMIGLPFGTPAVSDNITQGQEGGNASLPSRNMIANAAECVVSAHSYDALIGLHNCDKNGPGFAMALARMNYPGLIVSGGSIMPGCHKGQDISILDVYDSQAAASVGAIEKSEADEILRTACPGPGGCGIAASFNTWGIALEAIGLMLPFSSSTPAIDNAKKDECLNVAAAVKHLLAENIRPRDILTRKAFENAAATIAAIGGSTNGILHLLALAREAGVDFQLQDIQQILKKTPVYCSFAPRGKKTMVDLHHLGGTPLLLKHLLKAGIIDGSCLTVTGKTLAENLAEIGDVPADQDLIAPLDQPYKEYADMQICFGNLAPGGIVFKVSSMQKSHFTGLACCFDEAKGVVDAVEAGQIKPGSVIVLRNLGPVASGMPEVLVATAALTVPELDGKVAFISDTRVSGVSHGAIGVHCSPEAAVGGPIGLVQDGDEISFDLLAGTIQLGITDDEFQKREAALTIKPVQHTRGYLADFSATTSQAHHGCVSKALLPDCE; the protein is encoded by the coding sequence ATGACACAGGCGTTGAACTGGAACAGTCAGAATCTGACACACGGCTGGCAGCGGGGCGTCACCGCATTCTACTACGGACTTGGCTTCTCTGATGCAGATTTTGACAAGGCGCAGATCGGGATTGGTGTTCCCCTGCTGGATGGCAACCTCTGTAATGTTCACGCTTATTCACTGGCAAAAACAATCGCCGAAGGATGTCAGTCCGCAGATATGATCGGTCTCCCCTTCGGAACGCCGGCTGTCAGTGACAACATCACTCAGGGACAGGAAGGGGGCAATGCGAGTCTGCCTTCGCGAAATATGATTGCCAATGCAGCCGAATGCGTTGTCAGTGCCCACTCCTATGACGCCCTGATCGGCCTGCATAACTGCGATAAGAACGGCCCTGGTTTTGCGATGGCTCTCGCCCGGATGAACTACCCCGGCCTGATCGTCAGTGGCGGAAGTATTATGCCTGGCTGTCACAAAGGACAGGATATTTCCATTCTCGACGTCTATGACTCACAGGCAGCTGCTTCCGTCGGGGCCATCGAGAAATCGGAAGCAGACGAAATCCTGCGGACGGCCTGCCCCGGACCGGGAGGCTGTGGTATCGCTGCCTCTTTCAATACCTGGGGAATCGCGTTGGAAGCCATCGGACTCATGCTCCCCTTCAGCAGTTCGACTCCCGCCATCGACAACGCCAAAAAAGACGAATGCCTGAATGTCGCAGCTGCTGTCAAACACCTGCTGGCAGAAAACATTCGGCCGCGCGACATTCTGACTCGTAAAGCTTTTGAGAACGCTGCCGCTACCATTGCGGCCATTGGTGGCTCAACCAACGGTATTCTCCACCTGCTGGCGCTGGCCCGTGAAGCGGGAGTGGACTTCCAATTGCAGGACATTCAGCAGATCCTCAAAAAGACCCCCGTCTACTGCAGTTTCGCCCCCCGTGGCAAAAAAACAATGGTAGACCTGCATCACCTGGGTGGGACTCCACTGCTGCTCAAACACCTTTTAAAGGCAGGCATCATCGATGGCAGTTGCCTGACCGTTACCGGCAAAACACTGGCCGAAAACCTCGCAGAGATCGGCGATGTCCCCGCAGACCAGGATCTGATTGCCCCCCTCGATCAGCCTTATAAAGAGTACGCCGACATGCAGATCTGCTTCGGCAATCTGGCCCCGGGTGGAATCGTGTTTAAGGTTTCCAGTATGCAGAAATCGCATTTTACCGGCCTTGCCTGCTGTTTTGATGAAGCCAAAGGCGTTGTTGATGCCGTTGAAGCCGGCCAGATTAAACCGGGAAGTGTGATCGTACTCCGTAACCTGGGTCCGGTTGCCTCGGGGATGCCTGAAGTGCTGGTCGCGACAGCCGCCCTGACCGTCCCTGAACTCGATGGAAAAGTGGCCTTCATCTCCGACACGCGTGTCTCGGGAGTCTCGCATGGCGCGATTGGCGTACACTGTTCTCCCGAAGCTGCTGTCGGCGGTCCAATCGGTCTGGTACAGGATGGCGATGAAATCTCGTTTGATCTGCTGGCAGGAACGATTCAGCTGGGAATCACTGATGATGAATTTCAAAAGCGAGAAGCGGCACTCACCATTAAACCGGTTCAGCATACCCGAGGTTATCTGGCCGATTTTTCAGCCACTACTTCTCAGGCACACCACGGTTGCGTGAGCAAGGCGCTGCTCCCCGACTGCGAATGA
- a CDS encoding UTP--glucose-1-phosphate uridylyltransferase, with the protein MNNSAAFPEDLLQTLEEYQQTHLLTWWSELEPAQQAELVKQIREINLAQIQRLYSPGSASSEESPAEKAERATRPATVVRLADRESDSAELSKATATGKQCLSEGKVGAILVAGGQGSRLGFPHPKGMYPVGPVRQTSLFQILVEQLRARAKQAGQPISYFIMTSDATHDDTVAYFQQNQNFGLADENLYFFKQGTMPAVDAETGKILLESKHRIAVSPDGHGGMLAALKNSGMFDVMREQGIDTLYYHQVDNPTAIVCDPAFLGYHLQRNAEVSVKVVSKRSADEKMGVVCDVDQKTQIIEYSDLPSHIAERTDEAGQLLHWAGSTAIHVFNRDFLEQIADNDDQFPFHRANKKVPHIDASGSQITPEAPNAIKFERFIFDVLPVADTVLVYEIDREREFNPLKNAEGQDSPATVHAALNRIAVEWLAACGVEVPGDCPVEISPLLALDAEDLKSKVPADLTINGPLYLGE; encoded by the coding sequence ATGAATAATTCCGCAGCTTTCCCTGAGGACCTGCTCCAGACACTGGAAGAATACCAACAGACACATCTGCTGACCTGGTGGAGCGAACTTGAGCCTGCACAACAGGCGGAACTGGTGAAACAGATTCGTGAAATCAATTTAGCGCAAATCCAGCGACTCTATTCTCCGGGCAGCGCCAGTTCAGAAGAGTCTCCTGCAGAAAAAGCCGAACGGGCCACTCGCCCTGCCACGGTTGTCCGGCTGGCAGACCGCGAATCAGATTCAGCGGAATTGTCAAAGGCCACTGCGACAGGTAAACAGTGTCTGTCTGAGGGGAAAGTGGGAGCTATCCTGGTGGCTGGTGGTCAGGGCTCTCGTCTCGGCTTCCCCCATCCCAAAGGCATGTATCCGGTTGGTCCCGTCCGACAGACATCGCTGTTTCAGATTCTGGTCGAGCAGTTACGGGCCCGTGCGAAGCAGGCAGGTCAGCCAATCAGCTATTTCATCATGACCAGCGATGCGACCCACGACGATACCGTAGCCTACTTTCAGCAGAATCAGAATTTTGGTCTCGCGGATGAGAACCTGTATTTCTTCAAACAGGGCACAATGCCAGCCGTTGATGCAGAGACCGGCAAAATTCTACTCGAGAGTAAGCACCGCATCGCCGTCAGTCCGGACGGACATGGTGGTATGCTGGCCGCGCTCAAGAACTCCGGCATGTTCGATGTGATGCGTGAGCAGGGAATCGATACCCTGTACTACCATCAGGTAGATAACCCGACTGCCATCGTCTGCGACCCCGCGTTTCTGGGTTATCATCTCCAGCGGAATGCGGAAGTCTCGGTGAAAGTGGTTTCGAAACGCTCTGCTGATGAGAAAATGGGCGTGGTCTGTGATGTGGATCAGAAGACACAGATCATTGAATACAGTGACCTGCCATCCCACATCGCGGAGCGAACGGATGAAGCGGGACAGTTACTGCACTGGGCCGGGAGCACGGCGATCCATGTCTTCAATCGTGATTTCCTGGAACAGATTGCGGACAACGACGATCAGTTCCCGTTCCACAGGGCCAATAAGAAAGTTCCGCATATCGATGCCTCCGGTTCACAGATTACACCTGAGGCGCCGAATGCCATCAAATTTGAACGATTCATTTTCGATGTACTGCCGGTCGCGGATACCGTTTTGGTCTATGAAATCGATCGGGAACGAGAGTTCAATCCTCTGAAAAACGCCGAAGGCCAGGATTCGCCCGCGACCGTCCATGCCGCCCTGAATCGGATCGCCGTGGAATGGCTCGCAGCCTGCGGAGTTGAAGTGCCTGGGGACTGTCCGGTTGAAATCAGCCCGCTGCTCGCCCTTGACGCTGAGGATCTCAAATCGAAAGTTCCCGCGGACCTGACAATCAATGGCCCCCTCTACCTCGGAGAATAA